Proteins found in one Macaca nemestrina isolate mMacNem1 chromosome 4, mMacNem.hap1, whole genome shotgun sequence genomic segment:
- the LOC105471297 gene encoding protein FMC1 homolog isoform X1, with translation MASTLQPEAETDRGRHHLTADGANLHPESRNTGKGQTVSGKNPTGLSFRGRVSNIRPICPARVLRDGVCLLLRRRGDYCAGKRVRKRVRVPVQRPEHRCSFEGKAFGAVMWTFVL, from the coding sequence ATGGCCTCAACGCTTCAACCGGAAGCAGAAACTGACCGCGGCAGGCACCACCTAACGGCCGATGGCGCAAATCTCCACCCGGAAAGTCGCAACACCGGAAAAGGTCAGACTGTTTCCGGTAAAAACCCAACAGGGCTGTCGTTCAGAGGGCGAGTCTCGAATATCCGGCCAATTTGTCCAGCGCGCGTGCTCCGCGACGGCGTATGCCTGCTTTTGCGCAGGCGCGGGGACTACTGCGCAGGCAAGCGCGTACGCAAACGCGTGCGCGTGCCCGTTCAACGTCCGGAGCATCGGTGCAGTTTCGAGGGTAAAGCGTTTGGCGCAGTAATGTGGACTTTTGTTCTCTAA